The Myxococcales bacterium nucleotide sequence CGGTGCGGGCGTATATGGCGGAACTTCACGCGCTCGGGACGTTTTTGTCTCAAGAGGGCATGCCGCAAGATGCCTCTCTGCTCGACACGCTCATGTTGCGGACATACCTGGCATCGCTCTATGGGCACAATGCGCCACGGACGTTGGCTCGCAAGCTCGCGACGATTCGCTCCTTTTACCGTTTTCTGTGCCGTCGCGGCATTGTACGGCACAACCCTGCGGCCATTCTTCGTAGCCCTAGACTGCCTGCATCACTTCCCGACTTTCTCAGTGTGGAAGATGCCTTGAGGCTCGTCACGGCGCCGGGCGATGACACGACACCCAAAGTGCTTCGCGATCGCGCTATCCTGGAGCTCTTTTATGGCAGCGGTATTCGCTTGGCGGAGTTAACAGGCATCACGCTCAACGATGTCGATGCACCTAATCAGCGTGTGCGGGTGTGCGGCAAAGGCAACAAAGAACGATGGGTGCCCATGGGCGCACCGTGCCTGAGCGCTCTTGAACGTTATCTTGGGGTACGCCCAAGGCTGACACACCCCAAGACGCATGCGCAGCATGCCAAGGCGCTGTTTTTAGGAGAGCGGGGAACCGCGCTCGGGCCTCGGCAGGTCCAGTATCTTTTGCGTCGCTACGGGCTTCTCGCCACGAGTCGAGGGGACTTGCATCCCCACACGCTGAGGCACACATGCGCTACGCACTTGCTTGATGCCGGTGCCGATCTGCGCGGAATCCAAGAATTCCTGGGTCATGCCAGTTTAGCCACGACGCAGCGCTATACGCATCTGAGTGTCGATCGACTGATGGAGGCATACGATAAAGCTCACCCAACGGCGCATCGGGCCGTTGACAGGGGGCCAGAGGATACTTAGGTTCCTTGGACTTTGCCTTACGTTCCACCATTTCAGTCTCCTCAGGTGATACGCTCAACGACGATCGTCGCGGTGCGCCGTGACAAGAAGGCCGCTATGGCTGGCGATGGGCAAGTTTCTCACGGTCAGACCGTGCTAAAGACAACAGCCAAGAAGGTTCGCCTTCTCTCAGATGGCAAGGTCGTGGCCGGCTTCGCCGGTGCCACCGCTGATGCCTTCACCTTGCTCGATCGTTTTGAGGCGAAGTTCGAGCAGTATCGAGGCTCGCTCTCCCGGGCGTCAGTCGAGCTTGCCAAGGACTGGCGCACGGATAAGTATTTGCGCCGGTTGGAAGCGATGATGATCGTCATGGACAAAGAGATGACACTGCTTCTCAGTGGCACAGGTGACGTCATCGAGCCCGACGAAGGCGTGATCGCCATTGGTTCCGGTGGGCCATACGCCCTTTCTGCTGCGCGCGCCCTCATGCGGCATACCGAAATGGACGCCAAGCATGTCGCAACCGAGGCACTTCGCATCGCCTCGGAAATATGCGTCTACACCAACAGTGAGATCGTGATTGAGGAACTCGAAGCATGAGTTTGGAGCCCCGTAACTTTACGCCGCGTGAAATCGTCGGTGAGCTGGATCGCTATATCATTGGCCAGCAGCGCGCGAAACGTGCCGTCGCAGTGGCGCTGCGCAATCGTTGGCGGCGCCAACAGGTGCCGCCAGATCTCCGGGACGAGATTGCGCCCAAAAATATCATCATGATCGGTCCCACAGGCGTCGGAAAAACCGAAATCGCCCGGCGTTTGGCCAAACTTGCCCGTGCCCCCTTCATCAAGGTTGAGGCTTCTAAGTTCACCGAAGT carries:
- a CDS encoding tyrosine recombinase XerC, which encodes MPSRSQATPWAEQLALYRHYLHSERRAASGTVRAYMAELHALGTFLSQEGMPQDASLLDTLMLRTYLASLYGHNAPRTLARKLATIRSFYRFLCRRGIVRHNPAAILRSPRLPASLPDFLSVEDALRLVTAPGDDTTPKVLRDRAILELFYGSGIRLAELTGITLNDVDAPNQRVRVCGKGNKERWVPMGAPCLSALERYLGVRPRLTHPKTHAQHAKALFLGERGTALGPRQVQYLLRRYGLLATSRGDLHPHTLRHTCATHLLDAGADLRGIQEFLGHASLATTQRYTHLSVDRLMEAYDKAHPTAHRAVDRGPEDT
- the hslV gene encoding ATP-dependent protease subunit HslV, with amino-acid sequence MIRSTTIVAVRRDKKAAMAGDGQVSHGQTVLKTTAKKVRLLSDGKVVAGFAGATADAFTLLDRFEAKFEQYRGSLSRASVELAKDWRTDKYLRRLEAMMIVMDKEMTLLLSGTGDVIEPDEGVIAIGSGGPYALSAARALMRHTEMDAKHVATEALRIASEICVYTNSEIVIEELEA